A portion of the Desulfotignum phosphitoxidans DSM 13687 genome contains these proteins:
- a CDS encoding NAD(P)-dependent oxidoreductase gives MKNVLCTTTSFGSASPGVLDRIRAHGLNPVLNPLKRKLTARELEDLVAQHDPVGILAGTEPIPSQSLAGFPQTVKVISRVGAGWDNVARDAAEQKGIKVFRTQGVLDDAVAELALGMILSALRHLSRHNADLKAGIWQKHMGGLLKGKTVGILGFGSIGRQVGTLCHALGAKIVYTDPVTAPCDWASPLSKKELVAVSDIISVHAAGSRVLLDADDLAACRSGVILVNTARGGMVDEQALFQGLSSGAIGFACLDVFEKEPYDGPLKDLENVLLTPHIGSYAREARAAMEEMAVDHLLAGLGISTT, from the coding sequence ATGAAAAATGTATTGTGCACCACCACCAGCTTCGGGTCCGCCTCCCCGGGCGTGCTGGACCGGATCCGCGCCCATGGACTGAACCCGGTGCTCAACCCGTTGAAACGAAAACTCACGGCCCGGGAACTGGAAGACCTGGTGGCGCAGCATGATCCCGTGGGGATTCTGGCAGGCACAGAACCGATACCTTCCCAGAGCCTGGCAGGGTTTCCCCAGACAGTGAAGGTGATCTCCCGGGTGGGGGCCGGCTGGGACAACGTGGCCCGGGATGCGGCGGAACAAAAAGGGATAAAGGTGTTCCGCACCCAGGGGGTGCTGGATGATGCCGTGGCGGAACTGGCCCTGGGCATGATCCTGTCTGCCCTGCGGCACCTGTCCCGGCACAACGCAGATCTCAAAGCCGGCATCTGGCAGAAGCATATGGGCGGGCTGTTAAAGGGAAAAACGGTGGGAATCCTGGGTTTCGGCAGCATCGGCCGGCAGGTGGGGACCCTGTGCCATGCCCTGGGTGCAAAAATCGTTTACACAGACCCGGTCACGGCCCCTTGTGACTGGGCTTCCCCTTTGTCCAAAAAAGAACTGGTGGCAGTGTCGGACATCATCAGTGTTCATGCGGCCGGCAGCCGGGTCCTGCTGGATGCCGATGATCTGGCCGCCTGCCGGTCCGGAGTGATCCTGGTCAACACGGCCCGGGGCGGCATGGTGGATGAACAAGCCCTGTTCCAGGGGCTTTCCTCCGGGGCGATCGGGTTCGCCTGTCTGGATGTGTTTGAAAAAGAACCTTATGACGGGCCGTTAAAGGATCTGGAAAACGTGCTGCTGACCCCGCACATCGGGTCCTATGCCAGAGAGGCCCGGGCCGCCATGGAAGAGATGGCCGTGGATCACCTGCTGGCAGGACTGGGCATATCAACGACATAA
- a CDS encoding cyclase family protein yields the protein MGYRYLSYVLNETTPAYGDGRSLDVEQINDMTRGHTCNTQVWHLPNHVGTHIDMPLHFCRNGAGLDRFPADFWICNQVCHIRLATVIPGQIITPLDLKSHVLPPSTDLLLLETGFGAHRGENVYMLENPGIDPELADYLRKTCPCLKMIGLDMISLSSFAARDLGRQAHRAFLDHEAPILIIEDMDLSQLSETKGIEQVIVSPLRVAQGDGSPCTVIAKIKDKQE from the coding sequence ATGGGATACAGATATCTGTCATATGTTTTGAATGAAACCACCCCGGCCTATGGCGATGGCCGGTCCCTGGATGTGGAGCAGATCAATGACATGACCCGGGGCCATACCTGCAACACCCAGGTCTGGCATCTGCCCAACCATGTGGGTACCCACATCGATATGCCCTTGCATTTCTGCCGGAACGGGGCCGGGTTGGACCGGTTTCCCGCAGATTTCTGGATCTGCAATCAGGTGTGCCATATTCGTCTGGCCACCGTCATCCCGGGCCAGATCATCACTCCTTTGGATTTGAAATCCCATGTTCTGCCGCCTTCCACCGACCTTTTGCTGCTGGAAACCGGTTTTGGCGCCCACCGGGGAGAAAACGTCTATATGCTGGAAAATCCAGGCATTGATCCGGAGCTGGCGGATTATTTAAGAAAAACATGCCCTTGCTTGAAGATGATCGGACTGGATATGATTTCATTGTCCAGCTTTGCGGCCAGGGATTTGGGAAGACAGGCCCACAGAGCATTTCTGGACCATGAAGCCCCGATTCTGATCATCGAGGACATGGATCTGTCACAATTGTCTGAAACAAAAGGCATCGAACAGGTCATTGTCAGCCCGCTGCGGGTGGCACAGGGGGACGGGTCCCCGTGCACCGTGATTGCCAAAATCAAAGATAAACAGGAATGA
- a CDS encoding glycosyltransferase, which translates to MGSDQRIGILINCLEMGGAQQMALQVFDLMEKKMGQVYLITMDTTREMPLHPNPDRARQLAKKKMCLSRLDTTQPVLSKILAAPLQYAKLVGCIQKKRLNVLISFEDRANIFNMLVFSIPTQIVSIRHPMKSVLAVKHPVKKLLISLFFTLLVRRVSVANFNSQASMKEFVSLFPISESKLSVIYNFCDHAGLDQRKTLLPADARTRALLDKNYIVACGRLKPVKGFSCLIRAFEKVAQSDPDIHLIVLGDGPLKQELQDLAEALGLKDRVLFPGFVSNIAPWLARAKVFVLSSQSEGFPNVLLEAMALKTAVVSVDCTAGPREILSPDTGFTRKTDQIEWAPFGVLTPPLIHLYPVSGSPLDPSEQYLAEAISALLEDPRLRVRYESAGYQRSLDFSVSVQKNKWLDLIPSERANRSAPN; encoded by the coding sequence CAGGTGTATTTGATCACTATGGATACCACCCGGGAAATGCCGCTGCATCCGAATCCGGACCGGGCCCGGCAACTGGCAAAAAAAAAGATGTGCCTCAGCCGTCTGGACACAACTCAGCCGGTTCTGAGTAAAATTCTGGCAGCGCCGCTTCAATATGCAAAACTGGTGGGTTGCATCCAAAAAAAAAGGTTGAATGTTTTGATCAGTTTCGAAGACCGGGCCAATATTTTCAACATGCTGGTATTCTCAATCCCCACGCAGATTGTTTCCATTCGTCACCCGATGAAATCGGTTCTGGCGGTCAAGCATCCGGTAAAGAAACTATTGATTTCTCTTTTTTTTACCTTGCTTGTCCGGCGGGTTTCTGTGGCCAATTTCAACAGCCAGGCCTCGATGAAAGAATTTGTTTCTTTGTTTCCCATATCTGAGTCAAAATTGTCCGTGATATACAATTTTTGTGACCATGCCGGTCTGGACCAGCGGAAAACCCTGCTGCCGGCAGATGCCCGGACCCGGGCTCTGCTGGATAAAAATTATATCGTGGCCTGCGGCCGGCTTAAACCGGTCAAAGGATTTTCCTGCCTGATCCGCGCGTTTGAAAAGGTGGCACAATCTGATCCGGATATCCATTTGATTGTGTTAGGGGATGGGCCTTTGAAACAGGAACTGCAAGATCTGGCAGAAGCCCTGGGGCTGAAGGACCGGGTTCTTTTCCCCGGATTTGTCAGTAATATCGCGCCCTGGCTGGCCCGGGCAAAAGTGTTTGTGCTCTCGTCCCAGTCCGAAGGATTTCCCAATGTCCTGCTGGAAGCCATGGCATTGAAAACCGCGGTGGTGTCCGTGGACTGCACGGCCGGTCCCAGGGAGATCCTGAGCCCGGACACCGGTTTCACCCGGAAGACCGATCAGATCGAATGGGCCCCTTTCGGCGTGCTGACCCCGCCTCTGATTCATCTTTATCCCGTATCCGGGAGTCCTTTGGATCCCAGTGAACAGTATCTGGCAGAGGCAATATCGGCCCTGCTGGAAGATCCCCGGCTGCGGGTCCGGTATGAATCGGCCGGATATCAGCGGTCCCTGGATTTTTCAGTGTCTGTCCAGAAAAATAAATGGCTGGACCTGATTCCTTCAGAAAGGGCCAACCGATCAGCCCCTAATTAG